The following nucleotide sequence is from Candidatus Polarisedimenticolaceae bacterium.
CGTCCGCCCCTCGGGGGCGATCTCGGCGGCGTATTGGAGGAACCGCGGCTGCCAGGTCGCCTCGCCGATCGACATGAGCACGATGAACGTGAAGAGCCCCCAGACCGAAGGCCCCGGCGACAGCAGGAACGTCGGCAGGGCCATGACGGCGGTGCCCACGATCATCATCGTGTAGACCTTCATCCGGACGGTGACCGCGGCGACGACCGGGCACAGGACGAAGATGAGGAGCGAGTTCAGGTTCGTCGCCGCCTCGAACTTCTCGCCGACCCAGCTCCCCTGGAAGGCGCGATTCACGTACAGCGGGAGCGTCAGCCAGGCGTGGACGAGCAGGGTCTGCACGGGAATCAGGCAGAAGATGAAGAACGCGAACTTCGCGTCGGCGAGCGGGTGGTTCCGGAGCCAGTGTCCGACCCCTTGCCACCCCGGCCGCTCCTTCGGTGCCGCGCCAGCCGACACGGTCGCCCGCTCGATCTCGCGGCGACTCATCAGGATCGCGAGCAGGACCAGTCCCACGGCGGAGACCGAGGTGAAGAAGACGTACGCCCCCTGGATTCCCCAGCGTTCGCGGATCGGGGACATGAAGGACGGGAGCCATCCCCCGAGGTTCATGACCCCGTAGAGCATCGCGTACCCCATGTTCGCCGACTCGGGGGTCGTGAACTCCCGCACCGCCTTGTAGGCGGCGGGCTGGTAGATCCCGTACCCGAGAACGACGACGAGGATCCCCGCGAGCGCCACGAGGTTCATCGGGGAACCCAAAGAGCCGCCGGGAAGGCCGAGCACCGGCGCCGCGGCGAGGATCGCGCGCCCGACGACCATCAGGGCGATCGCGGCGATCAGGGAGTTGCGCACGCCCCAGCGGTCGGCGCGCCCCCCGAAGAACACCATCGACAGCGTGATCCCCCAACCCAGAACCCCGACCATGCGAAGCGCGTTCGGGTCGTCGAGGCCGACGTACTCGCCGAAGTACATCCCCAGGTAGATGAGGATGCCGAAGTAGACGAACCCCTCGATCCCGTAGTTGAGGTTGAGCCCCATCACCGCCCGTGGGGAGCGCACGAGGTCCACGAACGGCTGGACGATCTCGCGCAGGGGGTTTCGGGGGGGCTGGAGCTCGCTCACGGCGACCCATCCTAGCCTGCGGCTCCACGAACGGGTTCGGTGTACATTCCGGCCGGGGGGCTCCCTTCATGTCCCGATCCGCAGTGCGACCGGGCGCCGGCACGGTCCTGGTCGTCTTCTTTCTCTCGGGCGCGTGTGCGCTGGTTTACGAGACCGTGTGGCAGAAGATGCTCTGCCTGGTCTTCGGGATCACGACTTACGCGACCGCCACGATCCTCGCCGCCTTCATGGGCGGGCTCGCCCTCGGGAGCTTCCTGTTCGGCCGCCGCGCCGACGCGGTCGACCGCCCGCTGCGCGCCTACGCCCTGCTCGAGGCCGGGATCGGGCTGTTCGCGCTCCTCTTCCCGGCGATCGTCGCCGGCCTGATGGCGCTGTTCGCCGGGATCGCGCGCACGTTCGAGCCGGCTCCCTTCGTGCTCGCCCTGATCCGGCTCGTCCTGTGCGTCGGGGTACTCGCGATCCCGGCGGTGCTGATGGGCGGCACGCTCCCGTTCATGGCCCGTTTCTACGTCCGAAGCCTGAACCAGGTCGGCAAGGGCGCCGGGGCGCTTTACGGCCTCAACACCCTGGGCGGCGTGGCCGGGTGCTTTCTCGCCGGATTCGTCTTGATGCCCGGGATCGGCACGCGCGCGACCCTCTGGGGAGCCGCCGCGGTCAACCTGGTCCTCGCGGCGATCGCGTGGTGGATCGACCGGGGCGCGCCGGAGGAGGCGGGGCCCCCGGCGGTCGTGCCCGAGCCTCCCGTCGCCGAGGGCGACGCCAGGCTGCGCCTGCTCTTCGCCGGGGCCGCGGTGTCGGGCTTCTGCGCCCTGGCGTACGAGGTCCTCTGGACGCGGACCATCTCCTTCTTCCTCCCCTCGTCGCTGTACGCCTTCCCGACGATGCTGACGAGCTTCCTGCTCGGCTCGGGGGTGGGGAGCCTCCTGTACGCGCGG
It contains:
- a CDS encoding MFS transporter; its protein translation is MSELQPPRNPLREIVQPFVDLVRSPRAVMGLNLNYGIEGFVYFGILIYLGMYFGEYVGLDDPNALRMVGVLGWGITLSMVFFGGRADRWGVRNSLIAAIALMVVGRAILAAAPVLGLPGGSLGSPMNLVALAGILVVVLGYGIYQPAAYKAVREFTTPESANMGYAMLYGVMNLGGWLPSFMSPIRERWGIQGAYVFFTSVSAVGLVLLAILMSRREIERATVSAGAAPKERPGWQGVGHWLRNHPLADAKFAFFIFCLIPVQTLLVHAWLTLPLYVNRAFQGSWVGEKFEAATNLNSLLIFVLCPVVAAVTVRMKVYTMMIVGTAVMALPTFLLSPGPSVWGLFTFIVLMSIGEATWQPRFLQYAAEIAPEGRTGAYMGVAQLPWFLTKVIVSLYSGWFLATYCPDPATGLPQDSGTMWTIHGCIALSSTVLLILARGWLGKDFKTKAG